Proteins encoded within one genomic window of Humulus lupulus chromosome 1, drHumLupu1.1, whole genome shotgun sequence:
- the LOC133788615 gene encoding probable amidase At4g34880: MGALSLSSICHLLLLILLAILSSGYHSDAANKGFSILEATVDEIQLAFKQKKLTSRQLVQFYINRIQRLNPELHGVIEVNPDAGALADKADYERKVKAPVSFSKLHGIPVLVKDNIATEDKMNTTAGSLALLGSVVPRDAGVVAKLREAGAIILGKASLSEWSGSRGNNAPPGWSARGGQGVNPYNKMQTPCGSSSGSAISAAANFATVTLGTETDNSILCASSLNSVVGIKPTIGLTSRAGVVPITQRQDTVGPICSTVSDATYVLDVIAGVDKNDKATIEKSKYIPKGGYAQFLRPNGLKGKRLGIVRHPYFEFNISNKEIETLLINTFEQHLSTLRKEGAIVIDHLEITNIDEIMNDISSEDTAMNTEFKIDLNAYLKELVSSPVRSVADVIVFNKKNSKLEKTEEYGQEILIAAEATNGIDKAALATLARQTNNGLVKLMKKYKLDALVAGGGPSFPIPNISKILAIGGFPGITVPAGYIQEGTPFGIFFGVLKGFEPKLIEIAYGFEKATKIRKPPQL, from the exons ATGGGCGCTCTATCTCTCTCTTCTATATGCCATCTACTGCTTCTGATCCTTCTAGCCATACTTTCATCTGGGTACCACTCCGATGCAGCTAATAAAGGTTTCTCAATCTTAGAAGCCACTGTTGACGAAATCCAACTCGCTTTCAAGCAAAAAAAACTCACTTCAAGACAGCTTGTACAGTTCTATATAAACCGGATCCAACGGTTGAATCCAGAACTACATGGGGTCATAGAAGTGAATCCAGATGCTGGTGCTCTAGCCGATAAGGCTGACTATGAGAGAAAGGTTAAGGCTCCAGTATCATTCTCTAAGCTTCATGGAATACCTGTTCTGGTTAAGGATAATATAGCCACCGAGGACAAGATGAACACCACTGCAGGCTCACTGGCTTTGCTTGGCTCAGTCGTGCCACGAGACGCGGGAGTGGTGGCCAAGCTCAGGGAAGCTGGGGCTATCATACTGGGAAAAGCCAGCTTGTCCGAATGGTCCGGTTCCAGGGGCAATAATGCGCCCCCTGGTTGGAGCGCCAGAGGAGGCCAAGGGGTG AATCCTTATAACAAGATGCAAACTCCTTGTGGATCGAGTAGCGGATCAGCAATATCAGCAGCTGCAAATTTTGCAACAGTTACATTAGGAACAGAGACAGATAATTCCATTTTATGTGCATCCAGCTTAAACTCAGTGGTGGGCATCAAACCAACTATTGGTCTCACTAGCCGAGCAGGGGTTGTTCCCATCACCCAAAGACAAGATACCGTAGG ACCAATTTGTAGTACTGTCTCGGATGCCACTTATGTTCTTGATGTCATTGCTGGTGTTGATAAGAATGACAAAGCAACAATTGAAAAATCCAAGTATATTCCGAAAGGTGGCTATGCACAATTTCTTAGACCAAATGGACTCAAAGGAAAGAGACTTGGGATTGTAAGACATCCCTATTTTGAATTCAACATTTCTAATAAAGAGATTGAAACATTGCTGATTAATACTTTTGAGCAACATCTCAGCACACTAAG gaaAGAAGGTGCAATTGTGATAGATCATCTAGAAATAACAAATATTGACGAAATCATGAATGATATATCGAGTGAAGATACTGCAATGAACACTGAGTTCAAGATAGATTTAAATGCATACCTAAAGGAGCTCGTGTCATCACCTGTGCGATCCGTAGCCGATGTCATAGTCTTTAACAAGAAAAACTCCAAGTTG GAAAAAACTGAGGAATACGGGCAAGAAATACTTATAGCAGCCGAAGCAACAAATGGGATAGACAAAGCTGCATTGGCCACTCTAGCAAGACAAACAAATAATGGTTTAGTGAAGTTGATGAAAAAGTACAAGCTAGATGCATTGGTGGCTGGTGGTGGACCTTCTTTTCCTATCCCAAATATTAGTAAAATCTTGGCAATTGGGGGATTCCCTGGAATTACTGTCCCAGCAGGCTACATTCAAGAGGGGACGCCATTTGGCATTTTCTTTGGGGTCCTGAAAGGTTTTGAACCCAAATTGATTGAAATTGCATATGGGTTTGAGAAAGCTACTAAAATTAGAAAACCTCCTCAGCTTTAG
- the LOC133794605 gene encoding uncharacterized protein LOC133794605, which yields MVLEANNEAIQCNVFSTTFSGPSLLWFRQLKPGSVNSFSDLRRTFLQQYSANREAPRTMEDLYRINQGENEHPKSYLQRFIDLVHQIHDVDPVTTPNLFVKSLQVGSLLHENLTMTPPYDMAEIQIRAAGVFRVLEFREPVHKKSALIFAPPANNPPPPARDDKRKRQQTDHAKEGKRPRQFRESPRYPSFEYTVPQEVIYEENKDRPIWREPYKITTPPDRRDKNRYCLFHKNHGHTVPECHNQHNQIQALMRSGRLTQYIKEAGRPGTSQHNPAFAPTPQAADPMRTASASPQEPLMQVPMIHGIVELTEDQEHATKIHNRMEEWVKRYRSLGHTVNLVTSEDICYPASAITFTDDNLQGVHLPHDDPLVISLQVDHCQLGRVLFDGGSGVDILFWEAFQKMGQRKIKYGPPLHPFWDLIARGYTRRALYD from the coding sequence ATGGTACTAGAAGCCAACAACGAAGCCATTCAATGCAATGTCTTTTCCACGACTTTCTCTGGGCCATCTTTGCTGTGGTTCAGACAATTAAAACCTGGTTCCGTCAATAGTTTTAGTGACCTCCGACGAACTTTTCTCCAACAGTACAGTGCAAACCGTGAGGCACCGAGAACAATGGAAGACCTCTATCGGATCAATCAAGGGGAAAATGAACATCCAAAGTCGTATCTACAACGTTTCATTGACCTCGTGCATCAGATCCACGACGTCGACCCAGTTACCACGCCcaatctcttcgtcaaaagcTTGCAGGTGGGATCTCTCTTACACGAAAATCTCACCATGACACCGCCTTATGACATGGCTGAGATCCAGATCCGAGCCGCGGGCGTCTTCAGAGTCCTAGAATTTCGAGAGCCCGTGCATAAGAAATCCGCACTTATCTTCGCTCCACCAGCAAATAACCCTCCACCACCTGCTAGAGATGACAAGAGGAAGAGGCAACAGACGGACCACGCAAAGGAAGGGAAAAGGCCAAGACAATTCCGAGAGTCACCACGGTATCCCTCCTTCGAATACACCGTCCCACAGGAAGTCATTTATGAAGAGAATAAAGACAGACCTATCTGGCGTGAGCCGTACAAGATTACCACTCCTCCAGACAGAAGAGATAAAAACAGATACTGCCTCTTCCACAAAAATCACGGCCATACGGTCCCTGAATGCCACAACCAGCATAATCAGATCCAAGCCCTCATGAGAAGTGGAAGGCTAACCCAATACATTAAGGAGGCAGGTAGACCCGGCACCTCGCAGCATAATCCTGCTTTTGCCCCAACACCACAAGCAGCCGACCCCATGCGTACAGCCTCTGCAAGCCCACAAGAACCTCTCATGCAAGTCCCCATGATACATGGGATCGTGGAGCTCACTGAAGACCAAGAGCATGCCACCAAAATCCACAATAGGATGGAGGAATGGGTGAAGCGATATAGATCATTAGGCCACACAGTCAATCTTGTCACTTCGGAGGACATATGTTATCCAGCCTCTGCTATCACCTTCACCGACGACAACTTACAAGGAGTGCACCTACCCCATGACGATCCTCTCGTCATCTCGCTACAGGTCGACCATTGCCAACTGGGTAGAGTTCTATTCGATGGGGGCAGTGGGGTTGACATCCTTTTctgggaagccttccagaagatGGGGCAGAGGAAAATCAAATACGGACCTCCACTACACCCATTTTGGGATTTAATAGCCAGAGGGTATACCCGAAGGGCGTTGTACGATTAA